The following coding sequences lie in one Lolium perenne isolate Kyuss_39 chromosome 2, Kyuss_2.0, whole genome shotgun sequence genomic window:
- the LOC127331375 gene encoding CASP-like protein 4B1: MAMQIASPDAHYVPKSPPPPPPSPPPDPAPAAAKKQKPLTYTQSGAAHAVTLTTVSAPSSRDGDRYHDDGGGQVLDGIILVMRASAALSAFVAMSLVASCRHGDWMDFLRYQEYRYLLGVSVVAFMYSAVQALRKFRQMRRGAAHASFLDVAGDQAVAYLLVTASAAALPITMRMRSAVVNVFTDAIAASIVLGFLAFAALAFSAMLSGCKRQAHY, encoded by the exons ATGGCTATGCAGATCGCGTCCCCCGACGCCCACTACGTCCCCAAGTCCCCACCGCCGCCACCTCCGTCCCCGCCCCCCGACCCGGCGCCGGCGGCCGCCAAGAAGCAGAAGCCGTTGACGTACACGCAGAGCGGCGCTGCGCACGCCGTGACGTTGACGACGGTCTCCGCGCCTAGCAGCAGGGACGGGGACCGGTACCACGACGATGGCGGCGGCCAGGTGCTCGACGGGATCATCCTCGTGATGCGCGCCAGCGCCGCGCTCTCGGCCTTCGTGGCCATGTCGCTCGTCGCGTCATGCCGCCACGGGGACTGGATGGACTTCCTCCGCTACCAAGAGTACAG GTATCTTCTCGGGGTCTCTGTCGTGGCGTTCATGTACTCGGCGGTGCAGGCGCTGCGGAAGTTTCGCCAGATGCGCCGCGGCGCCGCCCATGCGAGCTTTCTTGACGTCGCCGGCGATCAG GCGGTGGCGTATCTGCTGGTCACGGCGTCAGCGGCGGCTCTCCCGATCACGATGCGCATGAGGTCGGCGGTGGTCAACGTCTTCACGGACGCCATCGCGGCGTCCATCGTCCTGGGCTTCCTCGCCTTCGCCGCGCTCGCCTTCTCTGCCATGCTCTCCGGGTGCAAGCGACAAGCACACTACTAG
- the LOC127329785 gene encoding cytochrome P450 716B1: MDYYLLKIVALTVTASAIAIHLLIKVRKSGPANLPPGSLGLPVIGQTLGVLRAARANSGNRWIQDRVDIHGPVWKASVLCTPTVFLTGPAANKFIFFSSVLRARTPRSFRRIFGDKSIVDMHGEDHRRIRGALMEFLKPDMLKLYVGRVDGQVRRHLRENWRGRTTVRVLPLMKRLTFDVVSELLLGLETGAVRDALVEDFRRMVEGVFAVPVDLPFTTFRRSLEASRRARLLLEGITRDKKAMLGLGKASPSSDLITRLLSLTDGHGEQLLTDEEIVDNGMFALVAGHDTTSMLMASMVRHLASDPATLAAMVQEHEEIASNKAEGEALTWEDLSKMKLTWRVAQETLRIDPPFFGNVRTTLEDIEFDGYRIPKGWQVFWTAKVTHMDPRIFHEPAQFDPSRFESQSPVTPPCSFVAFGGGPRICPAIEFTKMETLVTMHYLVRHFRWMLCCNPVLSPLHGLPIELEHRTSLCIRPE, translated from the exons ATGGATTATTATTTGCTCAAAATCGTAGCACTCACTGTCACGGCCTCGGCCATAGCCATCCACCTGCTGATCAAAGTCAGGAAATCAGGTCCCGCGAATCTGCCCCCTGGCTCCCTGGGTCTGCCGGTGATCGGCCAGACCCTCGGCGTTCTCCGAGCCGCACGCGCCAACAGCGGCAACCGGTGGATACAGGACCGGGTTGACATACACGGGCCGGTTTGGAAGGCATCGGTACTGTGTACGCCGACGGTATTCCTCACGGGCCCCGCGGCCAACAAGTTCATCTTCTTCAGCAGCGTGCTGCGGGCGAGGACGCCCCGGTCCTTCCGTCGTATCTTCGGGGACAAGAGCATTGTGGACATGCACGGCGAGGATCACCGGCGCATCCGCGGCGCGCTCATGGAGTTCCTCAAGCCGGACATGCTGAAGCTGTACGTCGGAAGGGTCGACGGCCAGGTGCGGCGCCACCTGCGGGAGAACTGGCGCGGCCGCACCACCGTGCGGGTGCTGCCGCTCATGAAGCGCCTGACGTTCGACGTCGTCTCCGAGCTGCTCTTGGGCCTCGAGACGGGCGCCGTGCGGGACGCCCTGGTCGAGGACTTCCGGCGAATGGTCGAGGGCGTTTTTGCAGTCCCGGTGGACCTCCCGTTCACGACGTTCCGCCGGAGCCTCGAGGCCAGCCGAAGGGCCCGACTGCTGCTCGAGGGGATCACGCGTGACAAGAAGGCTATGCTGGGGCTGGGCAAGGCCTCGCCGAGCAGCGACCTCATCACCCGCCTGCTCAGCCTGACGGACGGCCATGGCGAGCAGCTGCTTACCGATGAGGAGATCGTCGACAACGGCATGTTCGCCCTGGTCGCCGGCCATGACACCACGTCCATGCTCATGGCGTCCATGGTCCGGCACCTCGCCAGTGATCCGGCTACCCTTGCCGCTATGGTGCAAG AGCATGAGGAGATTGCAAGCAACAAGGCTGAAGGAGAGGctctgacctgggaagacttgtcAAAGATGAAGCTAACATGGAGAGTTGCACAGGAGACACTTCGCATTGACCCTCCCTTTTTTGGCAATGTCAGAACAACACTAGAGGACATCGAGTTCGACGGCTACCGTATCCCAAAAGGATGGCAG GTGTTTTGGACCGCAAAAGTGACACACATGGATCCAAGAATCTTCCACGAACCGGCTCAGTTTGACCCTTCCCGGTTTGAGAGCCAATCACCTGTGACGCCACCATGCTCCTTCGTCGCGTTTGGAGGTGGCCCCAGAATATGCCCCGCGATTGAGTTTACCAAGATGGAAACATTGGTGACGATGCACTACCTTGTAAGACACTTCAGATGGATGCTCTGCTGCAACCCCGTGTTGTCGCCGCTGCATGGCCTACCGATAGAACTCGAGCATAGAACCTCTCTTTGCATTCGACCGGAGTAA
- the LOC127329786 gene encoding F-box protein At3g07870, translating into MVYIPTELVLEILVRLPWTSLRRLRLVCRTWRDLVHDRTTEMKQCRDAVPLIVTTESVYVLDDQGSSNSKAVTPRELWPGRTTACNIYKNMEVVGACNGVLCLCDDARPGGAITLLNPVTADILALPPIPCAGVFRRHNTRRPGRSWHQAYSFGYHHATGQYKVVHVPCFFKTKETLHVFTLGEASWREVPVPDARCRLDAGLVSVSGATYWVTEGSKEKIMAFDHRSEQVRSTKPLPMSARRPICQLTQVHRRLSAATSDQIHGRGSIEVWVLESTGMEQTWVHQQSLRYLPSPWPSVKLAHPNYIYREYELMFGDPKGQGQKLFGWRLKPTNYVTRSECSVWNYYSFDKPLVSDIRGDVCRTLEYIKTTESLSVYRRW; encoded by the exons ATGGTGTACATCCCCACGGAGCTGGTGCTGGAGATCCTTGTACGGCTACCATGGACCTCGCTCCGGCGGCTGCGCCTCGTCTGCCGGACCTGGCGCGACCTCGTCCACGATCGGACGACGGAGATGAAGCAGTGCCGCGACGCCGTGCCCCTCATCGTCACCACGGAGTCCGTCTACGTCCTCGACGACCAAGGGTCCTCCAACTCCAAGGCCGTCACACCTCGAGAGCTGTGGCCAGGCCGCACAACTGCCTGTAACATCTACAAAAACATGGAGGTGGTCGGCGCCTGCAACGGCGTACTCTGCCTGTGCGACGATGCCAGACCTGGTGGCGCCATCACCCTGCTTAACCCGGTCACCGCCGACATCCTGGCCCTCCCGCCGATCCCGTGCGCCGGCGTGTTCAGGCGCCACAACACGCGCCGCCCTGGCCGAAGCTGGCACCAGGCGTACAGCTTCGGGTACCACCACGCGACGGGGCAGTACAAGGTCGTGCACGTCCCGTGCTTCTTCAAGACCAAGGAGACGCTCCATGTGTTCACGTTGGGGGAGGCGTCCTGGAGGGAGGTTCCGGTGCCTGATGCCAGATGCAGACTTGACGCCGGCCTTGTCAGCGTTAGTGGGGCTACCTACTGGGTCACGGAGGGGTCCAAGGAGAAGATCATGGCTTTCGACCACCGGAGCGAGCAggtgagatccacaaagccattgCCCATGTCGGCCAGACGACCCATCTGCCAGCTGACTCAGGTGCATCGCAGGCTGAGCGCCGCAACTAGCGACCAAATCCATGGACGCGGCAGCATCGAG GTATGGGTTCTTGAGAGCACGGGGATGGAGCAAACCTGGGTTCATCAACAAAGCTTACGTTATCTTCCCTCGCCGTGGCCATCGGTAAAACTCGCACATCCAAACTACATCTACAGAGAGTATGAGCTAATGTTTGGGGACCCCAAAGGGCAAGGCCAGAAACTGTTTGGGTGGCGGCTTAAGCCAACCAATTATGTGACACGGTCGGAGTGCAGTGTTTGGAACTACTATTCTTTCGACAAGCCACTAGTTTCTGATATAAGAGGCGATGTTTGTCGGACACTCGAGTACATCAAGACCACAGAGTCACTGAGTGTTTATAGGCGTTGGTGA